TAGTTTTGCCAGCACCTGATGGACCCACCAGTGCTATCACCTGCCCTTTCTCAATAACTGTATCGAGATTTTTGATGGCCTGCATTCCTGAATTATCATAGGCAAATGAAACAGATTCAAAACGAATCTCTTTTTCAAAAGGTCCCAGCTCCTGGCTGCCACTTTCATCACGAATAGCTGGCTCTATATCTAAAACTTTGAATACACGCCCTCCAGCTGCAACACCGGACTGAATACTGATATTGACTTTTGCCAGATTCCTAATGGGTTGATAGATGGCGAAAAGAATGACAATAAATCTTAAAAAGTCCGAGCTCGTGATGGTTCCATATTCAAGTACCTGAACGCCACCAATCCAAAGCAATACCACAGCCATGCTCACCCCTAACATCTCTGTCACCGGCAGGGATAGACTCTGGAGACTGATTTGCCTGAACATGAGTCGAAAAAGTTTCTGGGCTTCAGTGCCAAATCGTTTGCTCTCGTTACCTTCGTTGACAAAAGCCTTGATGATTCTAATACCTGAGATCATCTCCGTAAATCGAGATGTAATCTCTCCCAACTGGGTCTGGACACGAACCACCTTACGTCGAATGCTTTTGCTGATAACTGCAATAAATAATATGGTAATGGGAATAATCAGGATGGATATGAGAGTCAATTGCCAATTTATAATAAACAAAATGGTCAGATAGGCGACAATGTACATGGGTTCAATTACCAGGGGATGAAAGGTAGTGGCCAGGGCCTGGTTAACTTTTAATACATCATTCATGGCAAGAGAAATGAGATCTCCACTACGACGGGCTTGGAAGAAACTCAGTGGCTGAGATAAAAAATGCTGATAGAGTCGCAGCCGCAAGTCCTGAACTACTTTGGCCTGGACATAACCGGTAAAAAGCTTGTTACCGTAATAGGCTATTGATTTTACGAGATAACTGAACAGGATAACCACTGCAAGGGTAGCCAAAGCATCAACAGGAGTGCCTGAGAAAAAGTACTCACTTGTTAATTGTTTCAATTTTTCATTTAGATCAATATTACCAGCCATGGATTCTGCCGGAGTGACGATCTGTTCATCGGGGTTGGCAAAAATAGTGGTGATAAAGGATGCGGATAACCATAGTGTCAAAGAATGGAAAATCACATTAATAATTGAAAAACCCATGCCTACACTAATTTGCAGCCAATAAGGTTTGATCAGTTTGAGTATTCGTAAATACATAAGGCTGCTAGTTTAGGAAATCTTGAAGGGCTTGGCGAGAGATTTCACCTTCCCTGAGAATTTTGAAGGGTGAGGTAGTAAGATCAATCACTGTACTCCCCTTGGAAGGCTTCATGGGACCAACATCTATCATGAGCTCTACCAGATCATTATAATACGCTTCAACTTCTGATCGTGATGAGGCTGGTGCCATTCCAGTAGGGTTAACACTGGTTGTTGTGATGGGTTTCCCAAACAATTCAGGTATTTCGTGGGAAATTGCATCTCCCGGAACCCGAAACCCAATAGTGCCATTTTGTGATATCAATTGCGGAGCGAATCCGTATTCACTCCTACATATGACAGTTAGAGGGCCTGGCATAAAAGATTTAATCAGCTCAGCAGCATTCTCACTTAGATCACTTGTCAAATCAAATAGCTGAGAAATTGAGGCCAGGAGTACAGAAACGGGTGAATTCACACGAGATTTAAGCACATAGAGTAAATCTACTGCCTCAGATGAGGTGGCATCCGCTCCTAAACCATACAGGGTATCAGTTGGGTACACAATAACCCTACCAGCCTGCAGAGCGCTTCTTATTTCAGCCGATTGTTCGGTTGAGAAGGGCCTGGTTTCTCCTGAAGGACTTATGATTTTCATGACACCGATTTCGCTTCTTTATCCTGTCGATCCAAATCTCTCCAACGACGGTGAAACCAGAAATATTGTTCGGGATACTTACGTATTTCCGCTTCCAGCTTTGAAGTGAGAGTTTGAGTAATGTCGCGCACCCACTCCTCTGTCATCACATCAGGAAGATCATATTTGATCTCCTCGATCCTTATTTTGTAGCGACCACGGTGCTGCGTGCAGAACAGGACAACTAATTTGGGTTTCGCACGATAAGTCAGTACAGCTGCTCCTCGAGGTGTGGATGAAGGAATGCCAAAGAAATCAATCTGGACTCCCTTCTTGCCTTTATACTGGTCCCCCACTACTGCTAATCCATAGGTCCGCTTCAAGGCTTCCTCAAAGGCAGCCATCCCCGACCAGGAATTAACCAATTCCAATTGATGATATTCACGAATCTTGGTTAAAAACCAATCAACAAGCGGATTTTTTTGAATGCGATAGATGGAAGCAGCTCCGTCACCAAGTCCACCAACGTAACGACCAGCCATTTCCCAGGAACCAAAGTGCCCGGTAAAATATAGAACAGGCTCCCCTCTCTCTATAGAACCCAGGACATAGTCATCCAGTCCAGGGGCATCTACGATGGAGCGTGCCTTTCGCTGGCTGATCATCCAGAGCTTCAGGGTGGAAATAAATCCTTCCCCCCAATGCATATAGCACCCCTTGATGAGCGTTTCGACTTCAGACTCCGACCGTTCAGGGAAGGCTCTTCGAATATTGCGGGCTACGGTAGATTTACGTTTGGTGAGCAGCTTATAGGCTATCCAACCGAAACCGCGACCGAGACGCCAGGTAAGCGTCCAGGGTAGAACGAAAAGGACCAGGTTGAAGACCATCATTAACAGGAATTCAACAGTATATCTTAAGTATACCAACGGACGAAATGAATTAGGCTTGGGGGCAGTCATCTTGAGCCGGTGTGTTTAAAGCCTGGAAATATCCTGTATGGTAATAAAAAGCACCAGGCCCAACAAGAATAGCATTCCGACTTGCTGAATGATGAGCTTAACATTCAATGGTAAGGGTCGTCGAATAATACCTTCAATGCTGATGATAAGGAAATGGCCACCATCCAGACCAGGGATAGGTAAAATATTAATAAAGGCCAGATTCACACTGATTATCGCCATAAAGTAAAATACATCAAGCCAGCCACGACGAGCCATATCTCCGGCCATCTTGGCAATCATGATGGGTCCACCCACTTGATCCATTGAGGTAGCCCCTGTAATCATGGACCAGAATCCGCGTGCCATGAGGGTTCCGAACATGTAGGTGCTCCGGGCACCGTATCCCACGGATTCAACAAAACCCAGATCAGTATGCTCGGTCACACGGCCAATACCAATCATACCAATATCTACGGTTCCTTCGGCAGTAGGAATGGTCTCCTTGACAACTCTGATTGAATCACTATAGCGAATTCCGTTTCTCAACCATTCCACAGATATGGTTCTACCCGGTTGGGCATGCACAATACCAGTCAGTTCTTCCCATTCAGTCACGGATTGACCATTGATCATGACAATTTGGTCGTTCTCCATGATACCAGCTTCTTCTGCGGGGAAGATTTCTCTTTCTTCAGTACTCACCAGCGACCCTACAAAGGTCCCTTCTACTGGTTCGTCCATACCTGACGAATAAATGATGGCACTAAATAAGAAAAAAGCCAGAAGGGTATTCATTATGACACCCCCAGAAATGGTCAATAACTGCTGCCAGCGCTTCTTGCTGGTAAACTCCCATGGTTTTCCAGTAATTTCACCGTCCATGGATTCATCAATCATGCCTGACATTTTGACATAACCACCAAAGGGAGTCCAACTCAGGGCATATTCTGTATCACCTGCAACAGGATTCTTTCTGGGAATTCGAAATTCAATGGTTGTTGCATTGGCAATACGGTGGAGAAACCAGGGAATAAAGAGTTTGATCCAGAAACCATCTACTTTGTTCTGGATGCTAAGGAACCGGGGAGGCATACCAATGGAAAAACGTTCCACTCGGATACCGACCATTCGAGCCACCATGAAGTGACCGAGTTCATGTATTAAAATGAGAATGCCCAGCGTAAAAATGGCTGCGGCGATGGTTATTATTGTATCAACTGAAAAGAAACCCATTTAGCTTCTTCAACTCCTTTTTATAAATGCCTGCGTCCACTGTTCAATGGCTAAGATATCATTCAGATCTGGGTGTTCAACGAATTCGTGGGCATCAATGGCTTTTGTTATTAGTTCTGGTATTGTGGTAAAAGAGATC
This sequence is a window from Candidatus Neomarinimicrobiota bacterium. Protein-coding genes within it:
- a CDS encoding threonylcarbamoyl-AMP synthase; protein product: MKIISPSGETRPFSTEQSAEIRSALQAGRVIVYPTDTLYGLGADATSSEAVDLLYVLKSRVNSPVSVLLASISQLFDLTSDLSENAAELIKSFMPGPLTVICRSEYGFAPQLISQNGTIGFRVPGDAISHEIPELFGKPITTTSVNPTGMAPASSRSEVEAYYNDLVELMIDVGPMKPSKGSTVIDLTTSPFKILREGEISRQALQDFLN
- a CDS encoding ABC transporter ATP-binding protein; amino-acid sequence: MYLRILKLIKPYWLQISVGMGFSIINVIFHSLTLWLSASFITTIFANPDEQIVTPAESMAGNIDLNEKLKQLTSEYFFSGTPVDALATLAVVILFSYLVKSIAYYGNKLFTGYVQAKVVQDLRLRLYQHFLSQPLSFFQARRSGDLISLAMNDVLKVNQALATTFHPLVIEPMYIVAYLTILFIINWQLTLISILIIPITILFIAVISKSIRRKVVRVQTQLGEITSRFTEMISGIRIIKAFVNEGNESKRFGTEAQKLFRLMFRQISLQSLSLPVTEMLGVSMAVVLLWIGGVQVLEYGTITSSDFLRFIVILFAIYQPIRNLAKVNISIQSGVAAGGRVFKVLDIEPAIRDESGSQELGPFEKEIRFESVSFAYDNSGMQAIKNLDTVIEKGQVIALVGPSGAGKTTVVDLIPRFHDINAGSISIDGNDIRSLTRASIRRQIGIVSQETILFNDTVYNNIAYGMESTQFDVEEAAKKANAHDFILELEAGYQTMLGEHGARLSGGQKQRIAIARALLKDPSILILDEATSALDTESEKAVQSAIETLMKGRTVIVIAHRLSTILSADKILVMDSGEIVEQGNHASLSTAGGLYEKLYRLQFAEGDTV
- the rseP gene encoding RIP metalloprotease RseP; the protein is MGFFSVDTIITIAAAIFTLGILILIHELGHFMVARMVGIRVERFSIGMPPRFLSIQNKVDGFWIKLFIPWFLHRIANATTIEFRIPRKNPVAGDTEYALSWTPFGGYVKMSGMIDESMDGEITGKPWEFTSKKRWQQLLTISGGVIMNTLLAFFLFSAIIYSSGMDEPVEGTFVGSLVSTEEREIFPAEEAGIMENDQIVMINGQSVTEWEELTGIVHAQPGRTISVEWLRNGIRYSDSIRVVKETIPTAEGTVDIGMIGIGRVTEHTDLGFVESVGYGARSTYMFGTLMARGFWSMITGATSMDQVGGPIMIAKMAGDMARRGWLDVFYFMAIISVNLAFINILPIPGLDGGHFLIISIEGIIRRPLPLNVKLIIQQVGMLFLLGLVLFITIQDISRL
- a CDS encoding lysophospholipid acyltransferase family protein, with the protein product MMVFNLVLFVLPWTLTWRLGRGFGWIAYKLLTKRKSTVARNIRRAFPERSESEVETLIKGCYMHWGEGFISTLKLWMISQRKARSIVDAPGLDDYVLGSIERGEPVLYFTGHFGSWEMAGRYVGGLGDGAASIYRIQKNPLVDWFLTKIREYHQLELVNSWSGMAAFEEALKRTYGLAVVGDQYKGKKGVQIDFFGIPSSTPRGAAVLTYRAKPKLVVLFCTQHRGRYKIRIEEIKYDLPDVMTEEWVRDITQTLTSKLEAEIRKYPEQYFWFHRRWRDLDRQDKEAKSVS